From the genome of Mycobacterium kansasii ATCC 12478:
GGTGGAGCGGATCGCCGACCTGGAGTCGCGCGAGGTGCTGCTGGCCAAGCTGGCCGGCGCGATGAAGGGCAACCTCGCCAAGGCCGCCGGGTTGTTCAACGCGCCCGCCTCGCAGGTTGCCCGGTTGGCTGCGGCGCTGCAGGAGAAGCGGGCCGCGGCAGAACCCGCCGCCGACGTGCCGGCTACCACCCCTGACACACCGGCTCCAGAACCAGCATCAGCCGAATAACCCCACTACCCGAAACCAGGAAGGACCCACACCATGGCCAAGCTCTCGACGGACGAACTGCTTGACGCGTTCAAGGAAATGACCCTGTTGGAGCTCTCCGACTTCGTCAAGAAGTTCGAGGAGACCTTCGAGGTCACCGCGGCCGCACCGGTCGCCGTCGCCGCGGCCGGTCCTGCTGCCGGTGGCGCGCCGGCCGAGGCCGCCGAAGAGCAGTCCGAGTTCGACGTGATCCTCGAGGCCGCCGGCGAGAAGAAGATCGGCGTCATCAAGGTTGTCCGCGAGATCGTGTCCGGCCTGGGCCTCAAGGAGGCCAAGGACCTGGTCGACAGCGCACCCAAGCCGCTGCTCGAAAAGGTTGCCAAGGAAGCCGCCGACGACGCCAAGGCCAAGCTCGAGGCTGCCGGCGCCACCGTCACCGTCAAGTAAATCCGCACGCTCAAGCCCCCGGTACCGGAACCGGGGGCTTGGTGCGCTCAACCGAAAGCGGAGCGCTGCGACTGGCGCACCCGCTCGGGTGAATCGCCCAGCGCCACAAGCAGGTTCGTGGTCATCGCGGCCAGCACCGGTGGGACCGTCGCGCTCTCCCCGCCGAAGAAGCCGGCCAGTTCGAGCATCACGAAGCCGTGGATCAACGCCCAGAACTGGGCGGCGACGGAAATGACCACCTGGTCCGGGGCGTCGCCGTCGCCCGTCGAACCCACAGTGATTCGTCCCGCCAGCATCGAGCGGTGCACCGCGCGCACGACATGCGCGAAGCTGGGATGGTGCTGCTCGATCTCGACGACCGTCAGCGTCAGGACGTCGAGAGCCGGCGCCTTGATGCCGTGCGCGCTGGTACTGCCGAACATCAGCCGATACATATGCGGCCGCTCGATGGCATAGCGTCGATACGCCGCTCCGACAACCAATAGATCGGCAACGGGGTCAGTCGTCGGTGCCACCGCCAGCGCGGCGTCGAACTGCCGCAATCCCTCCTCGGCCACTGCGGCAATCAGTTCCCGCATGCCGCCGAAATGTGTGTAGACCGACATCGTCGAGGTCCCGGCGGCTCCGGACACCTTGCGGGTTTGCAGGGCATCGGGTCCGTGCTCGTCGAGCAGGGCGACGGCGGCATGCACCATCTCCTCGCGAACACCGCGAATGCCGTGTTGGGCTTGCTCAGTCATTCCTCGTCATCCCTTGCCATCGTCTGATCGCAGGCGTACGGTCCGAATAACGCTGAAATAACGACGTTATAGGAGTTCGGCCGTGACGACAATGCGAACTGCCCAATCCGGGAACCCGTATCTCGAGGGTCTGCTGGCACCGGTGCGCAACGAGGTGACCGCGACCGACCTAAAGGTCACCGGCCAGATCCCGGAGCATCTCGATGGACGGTATCTGCGCAATGGACCCAACCCCGTCGCCGAGGTCGATCCCGCTGTCTATCACTGGTTCAGCGGTGACGGGATGGTCCATGGGGTAGCCCTTCGTCAAGGGCGAGCCAGCTGGTATCGCAACCGCTGGGTGCGCAGCCTGCCGGTATGCGCGGCCCTCGGAGAGCCGGCTCCGAACAGGCTCGATCCCCGGGCGGGCATGCTGTCCCTGGGCGCCAACACCAGCGTGCTGAGCCACGCCGGACGCACCCTGGCGCTCGTCGAGGGCGGCGTCGCCAATTACGAGCTCACCGAGGACCTCGACACCGTCGGGACATGCGACTTCGACGGCACCCTGACCGGCGGGTACACCGCCCACCCGCACCGCGACCCGGGGACCGGCGAACTGCATGCGGTGTCGTACTCGTTTGCTCGCGGACGGACCGTGCAGTATTCGGTGATCGACACCCAAGGGCGGGCCCGGCGCACCGTAGATATCGAGGTGACCGGGTCGCCGATGATGCACGACTTCTCCTTGACCGACAAGTACGTGGTGATCTACGACCTGCCGGTCACCTTCGACGTGTCGCAGGTGCTACCCGCGAAGCTGCCGCGCTGGCTGAGTTTGCCCGCGCAACTGGTGATGCAGGCGCTGATCGGTCACGTCCGGGTCCCCGGCCCGATCGCCGCGATGATGAACCGCAACCCCAAGCCGTCTGATCGCATGCCCTACGCCTGGAACGCCGACTATCCGGCCCGCATCGGAGTCATGCCCCGAGACGGCGGCAATGAGGACGTCCGGTGGTTCGACATCGAACCCTGCTACGTCTATCACCCGCTCAACGCCTACACCGAAACCCGAGACGACGGGTCCGAGCTGCTGATACTCGACGTGGTGCGGTATGCGCGAATGTTCGACCATGACCGGCACGGCCCCGGCGACACCCGTCCGTCACTGGATCGCTGGACCATCAACCTGGCCACCGGTGCCGTCACCACCGAATGCCGCGACGACCGGCCGCAGGAGTTTCCCCGGATCAACGAGAGCTTGCTGGGCGGTCGGCATCGGTTCGGCTACACGCTCGGCGTGGACGGCGGCTACCTGACCGGCGGAACGACGGAAATGTCCACCTCGCTGTACAAGCACGACTACCAGACCGGATCCTGCCAGGTGGCCCCGCTGGATGCTGCCCTGCTGATCGGCGAGATGTGCTTCGTCCCGAACCCACCGGGTACTTCCGGGGAAAGGGCGGAAGACGACGGCATCCTCATGGGGTACGGCTACCACCGCGACCGCGACGAGGGCCAGCTGTTGTTGCTGGACGCCCAGACGTGCGAATTGATGGCCACCGTGCACCTGCCGCAGCGGGTCCCGATGGGTTTCCACGGCAACTGGGCACCGGCGACTCCTTGAGGCCCCCCGGCACCGCGCGCCGGCCTCGGCGAGGATTGTTATGTATCCAACCCTGATGTCGCGCCCCAGCGGTGCGCTACAGTGACTCAAGCCACATAAAGTGGCAGGTGGCGGGCATCTTGCAATGTTGAGCGTCGGAAGGATTTCCCATGGGCGTCGCTATCGAGGTCAACGGACTCACGAAGTCCTTCGGTTCCTCGAGGATCTGGGAGGACGTCACGCTCACGATCCCCGCCGGCGAGGTCAGCGTGTTGCTGGGACCGTCGGGTACCGGCAAGTCGGTGTTCCTGAAATCCCTCATCGGCCTGCTTCGGCCTGAACGCGGCTCGATCGTCATCGACGGCACCGACATCATCGAATGCTCGGCCAAGGAGCTCTACGAGATCCGGACGTTGTTCGGTGTGCTTTTCCAGGACGGTGCGCTGTTCGGGTCGATGAACCTGTTTGACAACACCGCTTTCCCGCTGCGCGAGCACACCAAGAAAAAAGAAAAAGAGATCCGCGACATCGTCATGGAGAAGCTCGCACTGGTCGGCTTGGGCGGTGACGAGAAGAAGTTCCCCGGCGAGATCTCCGGCGGTATGCGCAAGCGTGCCGGGCTGGCCCGGGCGCTGGTTCTCGATCCGCAGATCATTCTCTGCGACGAGCCCGACTCTGGTCTGGACCCCGTCCGTACCGCCTACCTGAGCCAGCTGATCATGGACATCAATGCCCAGATCGACGCGACCATCCTCATCGTGACCCACAACATCAACATCGCCCGTACGGTGCCCGACAACATGGGCATGTTGTTCCGCAAGCATCTGGTCATGTTCGGACCCCGCGAAGTGCTGCTGACCAGCGACGAGCCGGTGGTGCGACAGTTCCTCAACGGCCGGCGCATCGGGCCGATCGGCATGTCCGAGGAGAAGGACGAGGCCACCATGGCCGAAGAGCAGGCGCTGCTCGACGCCGGTCACCAGGCGGGCGGCGTCGAGGAGATCGAGGGCGTGCCGCCGCAGATCACCGCGACGCCGGGTATGCCAGAGCGCAAAGCGGTGGCGCGGCGCCAGGCCCGGGTGCGCGCGATGCTGCACACCTTGCCGAAGAAGGCCCAGGAGGCGATCCTCGACGATCTCGAGGGCACGCACAAGTATCACGCGAGCGAGTTCGGCGGCTAGCCCCGGCTAGCCCCGGCTAGCCCCGTGGCGCCGACGCCAAGGCGCCGCACCCTGCAGCGGTGACGGTGGCTGTTCAGTCAATCTCATCGGCGGTGACGCAACTAACAGTGGCCGCGTCCCAGGGCGGCCGGTGAGCAAGAATTCACCCTAACTTGCGGTAACTTGTCGCCCGTCCCCTTGACGACGGGGCGTAAACGGGTCAATCTGTTGGGCAGCATGTGTTGTACCTGTACCAGGGCAAGTCGAAATGCCAGCCAGCGCCGCTTCCCGGGGACACATATCGGTAGCTATTTGAGGAATGCGCCGTCCTGCGCTAGTGTAGGACGTTGCGCTGGCTACCTCCTGCCCACCTCACCCGCCACTTGACATCGTGGTCTAAGCCTGAGCCCAGTTTCCGGCTCAGTTGTTCGGTTGCGTGCGTGAGATCCGGACAGTTCGTTCGCCGGCCTAACCGACACAATTATCTGCGGCGAACAGGTCCGGTGACCGCCGGCTCCAGGTAGTCGCACGAGGTGCTGGAAGGACGCATCTTGGCTGATTTCCGCCAAAGCAAAACAGACGCTAGTCCCGCTCAGAGTCGCCCGCAAAGTTCTTCAAACAGCTCCGTGCCCGGAGCGCCTAATCGGGTTTCCTTCGCCAAGCTCCGCGAACCGCTGGAGGTTCCGGGGTTGCTTGACGTGCAGACCGACTCGTTCGAGTGGCTGATCGGTTCCCAGCGCTGGCGGGACTCCGCTATCGCCCGGGGCGAGGCCGCAGGGGGGATTAACCCGATCGGTGGCCTGGAAGAGGTGCTCGACGAGCTCTCACCGATCGAGGACTTCTCCGGGTCGATGTCGCTGTCCTTCTCCGACCCCCGCTTCGACGAGGTCAAGGCACCGGTCGACGAGTGCAAAGACAAGGACATGACCTACGCGGCCCCGCTGTTCGTGACGGCCGAATTCATCAACAACAACACCGGCGAGATCAAGAGCCAGACGGTGTTCATGGGTGATTTCCCGATGATGACCGAGAAGGGCACGTTCATCATCAACGGCACCGAGCGCGTGGTGGTCAGCCAGCTGGTCCGGTCGCCCGGTGTCTACTTCGACGAGACCATCGACAAGTCCACCGACAAGACGCTGCACAGCGTCAAGGTGATCCCCAGTCGGGGGGCCTGGCTGGAGTTCGACGTCGACAAGCGTGACACCGTCGGCGTGCGCATCGACCGCAAGCGCCGGCAGCCGGTCACCGTGCTGCTCAAGGCCCTCGGCTGGACCAGCGAGCGGATCACCGAGCGGTTCGGGTTCTCCGAGATCATGATGTCGACGCTGGAAAAGGACAACACCGCCGGCACCGACGAAGCCCTGCTGGACATCTACCGAAAGCTGCGTCCGGGCGAGCCGCCGACCAAGGAGTCCGCCCAGACCCTACTGGAGAACCTGTTCTTCAAGGAGAAGCGCTACGACCTGGCCCGTGTCGGCCGATACAAGGTCAACAAGAAGCTGGGCCTGAACACCAATCATCCGATCACCACGACGACGCTGACCGAAGAAGACGTCGTCGCCACCATCGAGTATCTGGTCCGCCTGCACGAGGGCCAGGCCACGATGACCGTGCCGGGCGGGGTCGAGGTGCCGGTGGAAACCGACGACATCGACCACTTCGGCAACCGCCGGTTGCGTACCGTCGGCGAGCTGATCCAGAACCAGATCCGGGTCGGCATGTCGAGGATGGAGCGGGTGGTCCGGGAACGGATGACCACTCAGGACGTCGAGGCGATCACGCCGCAGACACTGATCAACATCCGCCCGGTGGTCGCCGCCATCAAGGAGTTCTTCGGCACCAGCCAGCTCTCCCAGTTCATGGACCAGAACAACCCGCTGTCGGGCCTCACCCACAAGCGCCGGCTTTCGGCGCTGGGGCCGGGCGGTCTGTCCCGGGAGCGTGCCGGGCTGGAAGTGCGTGACGTGCACCCGTCGCACTACGGCCGCATGTGCCCGATCGAGACCCCGGAGGGTCCCAACATCGGCCTGATCGGCTCGCTGTCGGTGTACGCACGGGTCAACCCGTTCGGCTTCATCGAGACGCCGTACCGCAAGGTGATCGACGGTCTCGTTACTGATGAGATCCACTACTTGACGGCCGACGAGGAGGACCGCCACGTCGTGGCACAGGCCAACTCGCCGATCGACGCTGAGGGCCGGTTCGTCGAGCCGCGCGTGCTGGTGCGCCGCAAGGCCGGCGAGGTCGAGTACGTGGCCTCGTCGGAGGTGGACTACATGGACGTCTCGCCGCGCCAGATGGTGTCGGTGGCCACGGCCATGATTCCGTTCCTCGAGCACGACGACGCCAACCGGGCT
Proteins encoded in this window:
- the rplL gene encoding 50S ribosomal protein L7/L12, which translates into the protein MAKLSTDELLDAFKEMTLLELSDFVKKFEETFEVTAAAPVAVAAAGPAAGGAPAEAAEEQSEFDVILEAAGEKKIGVIKVVREIVSGLGLKEAKDLVDSAPKPLLEKVAKEAADDAKAKLEAAGATVTVK
- a CDS encoding TetR/AcrR family transcriptional regulator; the protein is MTEQAQHGIRGVREEMVHAAVALLDEHGPDALQTRKVSGAAGTSTMSVYTHFGGMRELIAAVAEEGLRQFDAALAVAPTTDPVADLLVVGAAYRRYAIERPHMYRLMFGSTSAHGIKAPALDVLTLTVVEIEQHHPSFAHVVRAVHRSMLAGRITVGSTGDGDAPDQVVISVAAQFWALIHGFVMLELAGFFGGESATVPPVLAAMTTNLLVALGDSPERVRQSQRSAFG
- a CDS encoding carotenoid oxygenase family protein, translating into MTTMRTAQSGNPYLEGLLAPVRNEVTATDLKVTGQIPEHLDGRYLRNGPNPVAEVDPAVYHWFSGDGMVHGVALRQGRASWYRNRWVRSLPVCAALGEPAPNRLDPRAGMLSLGANTSVLSHAGRTLALVEGGVANYELTEDLDTVGTCDFDGTLTGGYTAHPHRDPGTGELHAVSYSFARGRTVQYSVIDTQGRARRTVDIEVTGSPMMHDFSLTDKYVVIYDLPVTFDVSQVLPAKLPRWLSLPAQLVMQALIGHVRVPGPIAAMMNRNPKPSDRMPYAWNADYPARIGVMPRDGGNEDVRWFDIEPCYVYHPLNAYTETRDDGSELLILDVVRYARMFDHDRHGPGDTRPSLDRWTINLATGAVTTECRDDRPQEFPRINESLLGGRHRFGYTLGVDGGYLTGGTTEMSTSLYKHDYQTGSCQVAPLDAALLIGEMCFVPNPPGTSGERAEDDGILMGYGYHRDRDEGQLLLLDAQTCELMATVHLPQRVPMGFHGNWAPATP
- a CDS encoding ABC transporter ATP-binding protein, producing MGVAIEVNGLTKSFGSSRIWEDVTLTIPAGEVSVLLGPSGTGKSVFLKSLIGLLRPERGSIVIDGTDIIECSAKELYEIRTLFGVLFQDGALFGSMNLFDNTAFPLREHTKKKEKEIRDIVMEKLALVGLGGDEKKFPGEISGGMRKRAGLARALVLDPQIILCDEPDSGLDPVRTAYLSQLIMDINAQIDATILIVTHNINIARTVPDNMGMLFRKHLVMFGPREVLLTSDEPVVRQFLNGRRIGPIGMSEEKDEATMAEEQALLDAGHQAGGVEEIEGVPPQITATPGMPERKAVARRQARVRAMLHTLPKKAQEAILDDLEGTHKYHASEFGG
- a CDS encoding DNA-directed RNA polymerase subunit beta, coding for MADFRQSKTDASPAQSRPQSSSNSSVPGAPNRVSFAKLREPLEVPGLLDVQTDSFEWLIGSQRWRDSAIARGEAAGGINPIGGLEEVLDELSPIEDFSGSMSLSFSDPRFDEVKAPVDECKDKDMTYAAPLFVTAEFINNNTGEIKSQTVFMGDFPMMTEKGTFIINGTERVVVSQLVRSPGVYFDETIDKSTDKTLHSVKVIPSRGAWLEFDVDKRDTVGVRIDRKRRQPVTVLLKALGWTSERITERFGFSEIMMSTLEKDNTAGTDEALLDIYRKLRPGEPPTKESAQTLLENLFFKEKRYDLARVGRYKVNKKLGLNTNHPITTTTLTEEDVVATIEYLVRLHEGQATMTVPGGVEVPVETDDIDHFGNRRLRTVGELIQNQIRVGMSRMERVVRERMTTQDVEAITPQTLINIRPVVAAIKEFFGTSQLSQFMDQNNPLSGLTHKRRLSALGPGGLSRERAGLEVRDVHPSHYGRMCPIETPEGPNIGLIGSLSVYARVNPFGFIETPYRKVIDGLVTDEIHYLTADEEDRHVVAQANSPIDAEGRFVEPRVLVRRKAGEVEYVASSEVDYMDVSPRQMVSVATAMIPFLEHDDANRALMGANMQRQAVPLVRSEAPLVGTGMELRAAIDAGDVVVAEKSGVIEEVSADYITVMADDGTRHTYRMRKFARSNHGTCANQSPIVDAGERVEAGQVIADGPCTQNGEMALGKNLLVAIMPWEGHNYEDAIILSNRLVEEDILTSIHIEEHEIDARDTKLGAEEITRDIPNVSDEVLADLDERGIVRIGAEVRDGDILVGKVTPKGETELTPEERLLRAIFGEKAREVRDTSLKVPHGESGKVIGIRVFSREDDDELPAGVNELVRVYVAQKRKISDGDKLAGRHGNKGVIGKILAQEDMPFLPDGTPVDIILNTHGVPRRMNIGQILETHLGWCAHSGWQIAGSPDWAANLPEALRSAEPNQIVSTPVFDGAQEAELQGLLSSTLPNRDGDVLVDGDGKAVLFDGRSGEPFPYPVTVGYMYIMKLHHLVDDKIHARSTGPYSMITQQPLGGKAQFGGQRFGEMECWAMQAYGAAYTLQELLTIKSDDTVGRVKVYEAIVKGENIPEPGIPESFKVLLKELQSLCLNVEVLSSDGAAIELREGEDEDLERAAANLGINLSRNESASVEDLA